The following are from one region of the Prionailurus bengalensis isolate Pbe53 chromosome A2, Fcat_Pben_1.1_paternal_pri, whole genome shotgun sequence genome:
- the LOC122488197 gene encoding ATP-binding cassette sub-family A member 13-like: MLSKLQAALRNKFIRNFVESQLHIDVDKLMEKLQTYGVKLDELFAHGDTGHLRVLGRILVNLSSCVVLNRFQALESVASLESRARELMQQNDFLASVIFNSSLGSGDLGTPSLRPPPHVTYTIRTSVLHSMRTDLVKNPFWKFHPQNLPADVFKYNYIFVPLQDMIERAIISVQTGQEAEEPATQTQAMPYPCHTRDL; this comes from the exons ATGCTCAGCAAACTGCAG GCAGCCCTGAGAAACAAATTCATAAGAAACTTTGTAGAAAGCCAGCTGCACATTGATGTAGACAAGCTGATGGAAAAGCTCCAGACTTACG GAGTGAAGCTGGACGAGCTGTTTGCCCACGGGGACACCGGGCATCTCCGTGTCCTGGGCCGTATCTTGGTCAACCTGTCCTCCTGCGTGGTGTTGAACCGCTTCCAGGCCCTGGAGTCTGTCGCCAGCCTGGAGTCGAGAGCCCGTGAACTCATGCAGCAGAATGACTTCTTGGCTA GTGTCATATTCAACAGTTCGCTGGGCAGCGGGGACTTGGGGACGCCGTCTCTGCGCCCGCCGCCCCACGTCACATACACCATCCGGACCAGCGTCCTACACAGCATGAGGACAGATTTGGTGAAAAACCCTTTCTGGAAGTTCCATCCTCAGAACCTACCGGCCGATGTGTTCAAGTACAACTACATCTTTGTCCCTTTGCAAGACATGATCGAAAGGGCCATCATCTCGGTGCAGACCGGGCAGGAGGCTGAGGAGCCGGCCACGCAGACACAGGCCATGCCGTACCCCTGTCACACCAGGGACCTGTGA